From Ostrinia nubilalis chromosome 9, ilOstNubi1.1, whole genome shotgun sequence, one genomic window encodes:
- the LOC135074498 gene encoding ER lumen protein-retaining receptor: MNIFRLLGDLSHLLAIIILLLKIWKTRSCAGISGKSQILFSIVYTTRYLDLLTTYISAYNTVMKLVFIVASYATVYLMYVKFKATYDHNHDTFRIEFLLIPALVLSLLINHEFTVLEVLWTFSIYLEAVAILPQLFLVSKTGEAESITSHYLFALGSYRALYLLNWVYRYVVESHYEVIAIVAGVVQTVLYCDFFYLYITKVLKGKKLQLPA; the protein is encoded by the exons atGAATATATTCCGTTTGCTTGGTGATTTGTCTCACCTTCTAgccataattatattgctgctTAAAATTTGGAAAACGAGATCATGTGCAG gtatatctggAAAGTCACAGATACTATTCTCTATAGTATACACCACTCGGTATCTGGACTTGTTGACGACATACATTTCGGCCTATAATACTGTAATGAAGTTGGTATTTATCGTGGCGTCATATGCAACTGTTTACTTGATGTATGTGAAATTCAAAGCTACTTACGATCACAACCACGACACCTTCAGGATTGAATTTCTGTTGATTCCAGCTTTAGTGTTGTCATTGTTGATAAATCATGAGTTTACTGTACTTGAG GTATTATGGACATTCTCAATCTACTTGGAAGCTGTAGCCATTCTTCCCCAACTGTTTTTGGTTTCCAAGACTGGAGAGGCTGAAAGCATCACATCTCATTATCTATTTGCCCTTGGCTCATACAGAGCTCTCTACCTCTTGAATTGG GTGTACCGTTATGTTGTGGAAAGTCATTACGAAGTCATCGCAATTGTGGCTGGTGTGGTGCAGACGGTCCTTTACTGTGACTTCTTCTATTTGTACATTACAAAAG
- the LOC135074500 gene encoding protein SDA1 homolog, whose amino-acid sequence MGRHNNQLPNNLTQLQNLIKRDPASYKEEFHQQLAHFDTTLEIFNLNPTQYNKKLDEQSMFLAQVAKCYLNEMKLFPQKIVDILKTHNTILHNEMRLALCKCLILLRNKNFISPFDLLELFFQLLKCQDKYLREFLKTHIITDIKNINMKHKDMKFNSTLQNFIFSMLKDTDARAAKLSIDILIDLYQKNIWNDHKTVNIIADIGCFSKVTKVMVASLKFFLGKDEEEKEEESDSENEVDPRDTMISNKFNKKTRKREKMVDKVKKIAKKMKKKKQKAPSFNFSALHLINNPQGFAEKLFKQVEASNDRFEVKLMSLDVVSRLIGLHNLFLFNYYPFIARLLMPHQREVTRILQFAAQASHELVPPEVIEPVMKAIANNFITERNSTDVMAVGLNAVREICSRCPLAIDEDLLRDLVQYKTYKEKSVMMAARSLIQLYRQSMPNLLHKKDRGRPTEASIELKTKKYGEMEIKNYIPGSEVLLEKEKIKDTKKKNKAKDDSDSDSWVDVASSDSEIDIPTDSEADDDDDEDEEQASEESENDEEDNNEDQEESKVDDKSVNVSKNTENRKILKAKRKEKDLDKEAKINTAREIAMETIFTDEDFKRIEAAQVKKHISGIKRNKSAVEDEDNASGELVKLSDIENIHKKRKHDKNARMETVLKGREERDKFGHKDRRKNIHCSKTNREKRKTKSYQMVKHKVKGKIKRSFKDKQIAFRNYLIKQKKMR is encoded by the coding sequence ATGGGGCGTCACAATAACCAGCTGccgaacaaccttacacaactGCAAAACTTGATCAAAAGGGATCCTGCGTCGTACAAGGAAGAATTTCATCAACAACTCGCTCATTTTGATACTACTTtggaaattttcaacttaaatcCAACGCAGTATAATAAAAAACTCGATGAACAGTCCATGTTCTTAGCCCAAGTGGCAAAATGCTACCTCAATGAAATGAAACTGTTTCCTCAAAAGATTGTGGATATACTGAAAACACATAATACAATCTTGCACAATGAGATGAGACTGGCTCTATGTAAGTGTCTCATATTACTTCGGAACAAAAATTTCATATCACCGTTTGATTTACTTGAGCTTTTTTTTCAACTGCTGAAATGCCAAGACAAATACCTAAGAGAGTTCTTGAAGACCCACATCATAACAGATATAAAGAATATTAATATGAAACACAAGGACATGAAATTTAATTCAACTctgcaaaattttatattttcaatgcTAAAAGATACAGATGCTAGAGCTGCAAAGTTATCAATAGATATTTTGATTGATTTGTACCAAAAAAACATTTGGAATGATCACAAAACTGTGAATATTATTGCTGATATTGGTTGCTTCTCTAAGGTTACAAAAGTGATGGTTGCATCACTCAAGTTTTTCTTGGGCAAAGATGAAGAAGAAAAGGAAGAAGAGTCAGATAGTGAAAATGAGGTGGACCCTCGAGACACAATGATATCCAACAAGTTCAATAAAAAAACAAGGAAGAGAGAAAAAATGGTAGACAAAGTGAAAAAGATTGCCAAAAAGATGAAAAAGAAGAAACAAAAAGCACCATCATTCAATTTTTCTGCTTTACATCTTATAAATAACCCCCAAGGATTTGCTGAAAAATTATTCAAGCAAGTAGAAGCGTCCAATGATAGATTTGAAGTCAAGCTTATGTCTCTTGATGTGGTATCCAGATTAATTGGCTTGCATAATCTGTTTTTGTTTAATTACTATCCATTCATTGCAAGATTACTTATGCCCCACCAGAGAGAAGTTACTCGGATTTTGCAATTTGCTGCTCAAGCCTCACATGAGTTAGTGCCACCTGAAGTCATTGAACCAGTTATGAAAGCTATTGCTAATAACTTTATAACAGAGAGAAACTCAACTGATGTGATGGCAGTTGGATTGAATGCAGTCAGAGAAATTTGTAGTCGCTGTCCTCTTGCAATAGATGAAGATCTCCTTAGAGATTTGGTTCAATATAAAACTTACAAAGAAAAATCTGTTATGATGGCAGCTAGATCACTTATTCAGCTGTATAGACAGTCCATGCCAAATCTTTTACATAAAAAGGACAGAGGAAGGCCAACTGAAGCTTCAATAGAGTTGAAAACCAAGAAGTATGGTGAGATGGAAATCAAAAACTATATTCCTGGCTCAGAGGTTCTTTTGGAAAAAGAGAAGATTAAAGAtacaaagaagaaaaataaagcaAAAGATGACTCTGATAGTGACTCTTGGGTAGATGTGGCATCATCTGATTCTGAAATAGATATACCTACAGATAGTgaagctgatgatgatgatgatgaagatgaagaACAGGCAAGTGAAGAATCCGAAAATGATGAGGAGGACAATAATGAGGACCAGGAAGAGAGTAAAGTAGATGACAAATCTGTGAATGTATCCAAAAATACTGAAAATCGAAAGATATTGAAAGCAAAACGCAAAGAAAAAGATCTTGATAAAGAAGCTAAAATTAATACTGCCAGGGAAATTGCAATGGAAACGATTTTCACTGATGAAGATTTCAAAAGGATTGAAGCTGCTCAAGTAAAAAAACATATCAGTGGTATCAAGAGGAATAAAAGTGCAGTAGAAGATGAAGATAATGCATCTGGAGAACTTGTGAAACTTTCAGATATTGAGAATATTCACAAAAAACGtaaacatgataaaaatgcaagAATGGAAACTGTGCTCAAAGGAAGAGAGGAGAGAGACAAATTTGGACACAAGGACAGAAGGAAAAATATTCACTGTTCTAAAACCAACAGAGAAAAGAGGAAGACCAAAAGTTACCAGATGGTTAAGCATAAAGTAAAAGGAAAAATAAAGAGATCCTTCAAAGATAAGCAAATAGCTTTTAGAAATTATTTGATAAAGCAGAAAAAAATGCGCTAA